One segment of Candidatus Falkowbacteria bacterium DNA contains the following:
- a CDS encoding prepilin-type N-terminal cleavage/methylation domain-containing protein encodes MRFFKSSKKGFTLIEILLVVAAIAILAGIVIFAINPTKQLGETRNAQRRADVNTILNAVYQYAIDNNGTVPASITTTQTGICKTGGTCTGLIDLSVLTASEKYLTSMPFDPSTSTVNSTGYEIKKTANNRITVVAPGAEQSATISATR; translated from the coding sequence ATGAGATTTTTTAAATCTTCAAAAAAAGGATTCACGTTAATTGAAATCCTCTTGGTCGTCGCTGCGATTGCTATTTTAGCCGGTATTGTTATTTTCGCCATTAACCCAACTAAACAACTTGGCGAGACACGCAACGCACAACGCCGCGCTGATGTTAACACAATCTTGAATGCAGTTTATCAATATGCAATTGATAATAATGGAACTGTCCCAGCAAGCATAACCACCACTCAAACTGGAATTTGTAAGACTGGCGGAACCTGCACTGGCTTAATTGACCTTTCGGTTTTGACTGCTTCTGAGAAGTATTTAACCAGCATGCCTTTTGACCCGAGTACTTCAACCGTCAACTCAACTGGCTATGAAATAAAAAAGACGGCTAATAATAGAATTACTGTTGTAGCACCAGGTGCTGAACAAAGCGCAACGATTAGCGCTACTAGATAA
- a CDS encoding response regulator, whose translation MEKKKIILVVEDTAEYQRILSVKLAQFGYEVLSAHDGEEGLAMALEHHPDLILLDIVMPKMDGLAMLEKLREDSWGKDVRVIMLTNLSGTEKIADAMLHNSFEYIVKTDTTIEDLVKKIQESL comes from the coding sequence ATGGAAAAGAAAAAAATTATTTTAGTCGTAGAGGATACGGCTGAATACCAAAGAATTTTGTCTGTTAAGTTAGCCCAGTTTGGCTATGAGGTACTTTCAGCTCATGATGGCGAAGAAGGTCTTGCTATGGCGTTAGAACATCATCCCGATTTGATTTTGTTGGATATTGTCATGCCTAAGATGGATGGTTTGGCTATGTTAGAAAAATTACGCGAAGATTCATGGGGCAAAGACGTTAGAGTTATTATGTTAACTAACCTAAGTGGAACCGAGAAGATCGCTGATGCTATGTTACATAACAGCTTTGAATATATTGTTAAAACCGATACTACAATAGAAGATTTAGTTAAAAAGATACAAGAAAGTTTATAA
- a CDS encoding prepilin-type N-terminal cleavage/methylation domain-containing protein, with amino-acid sequence MKYLKSSKKGFTLIEILLVVAAIAILAGIVIFAINPTKQLGETRNAQRRADVNTILNAVYQYAIDNNGTLPTIPTGSCALVAANQICKAAATGTCSTGVALSVLTASEKYVTSLPIDPTTSSTDGTGYYIAKSANGRVTVCSPSAEQSATITVTR; translated from the coding sequence ATGAAGTACCTAAAGTCTTCAAAAAAAGGATTTACATTAATCGAAATCCTCTTGGTCGTCGCTGCGATTGCTATTTTAGCCGGCATTGTTATTTTCGCCATCAACCCAACTAAACAGTTAGGTGAGACACGTAACGCACAACGCCGTGCTGATGTTAATACAATCTTGAATGCAGTCTATCAATATGCGATTGATAATAATGGTACTTTACCAACTATTCCAACCGGTTCTTGTGCTCTAGTGGCTGCTAATCAAATTTGTAAAGCCGCCGCCACTGGAACATGTTCGACTGGTGTTGCCTTGTCTGTTCTTACGGCTAGTGAAAAATATGTAACTAGCTTGCCAATTGATCCTACTACTTCATCAACTGATGGTACTGGCTATTATATTGCAAAGAGTGCTAATGGTCGTGTTACGGTTTGCTCTCCTAGCGCCGAGCAAAGTGCAACTATTACTGTAACCAGATAA
- a CDS encoding prepilin-type N-terminal cleavage/methylation domain-containing protein, translated as MKYLKFSKKGFTLIEILLVVAAIAILAGIVILAINPNKQLGDTRNAQRHADVNTILNAVYQYSIDTGHLPSSIGTSQGEICKTGANCSVFVDLSVLTDNEKYLTSMPFDPNGASTNGTGYQINKSANNRVTVSAGSAEQGVIITATR; from the coding sequence ATGAAATATCTTAAGTTTTCAAAAAAAGGATTTACTTTGATTGAAATTCTTTTGGTTGTTGCAGCAATTGCGATTTTAGCTGGCATTGTTATTTTGGCCATAAACCCAAATAAGCAATTAGGTGACACACGTAACGCACAACGTCACGCTGATGTAAATACTATTTTGAACGCAGTTTATCAATATTCGATTGATACTGGTCATCTTCCATCAAGCATTGGTACTAGCCAAGGTGAAATTTGTAAAACCGGAGCTAACTGCTCAGTATTTGTTGATCTTAGTGTCTTAACTGATAATGAGAAATATTTAACAAGCATGCCATTTGATCCAAACGGAGCTTCAACTAACGGAACTGGCTATCAAATAAATAAGAGTGCTAATAATCGAGTTACTGTTTCGGCTGGTAGTGCTGAACAAGGTGTTATTATTACTGCTACAAGATAA
- a CDS encoding PAS domain-containing protein, with the protein MDTITDNRVHLAKLSKKTEVAKNTFEFCFKTEDHLDFESGQYVWLRLYNLSYPDKRGDRRAFSITNIPNDKGEICILLRKSESGFNKTLLELEEGQELKVIGPFGTSFCLPENPKTPLVLLGGGVGIAPFLSITRHYVAKKIKAPINLLYFDESAEMSVYVDEINNFCSQQSNCSGSVFYEKFSFDLLKSIKNLDKALFYISGSQGFVDSVNEILSKNGIFKHQLRFENFYPTDPSSAYLKKVFSSGENKEDSDLEFYQNDHDILLLTIESSSQHIVVTDINGNIVFANKAAQETTGYTFDEMEGQTPRLWGGMMPQDFYEKTWEIKMSGGTVNEEIVNRRKDDALYTVMAHIAPIKNETGTVVGFIGTEEDITYIRSSESKAKNNEQRFIELANNISEVFLTIEMEPIEKVTYVSPAFNKLWGLEEKTLYDNPRAWLDCIHKDDAARVLEAFNNFVINKTSYEEEYRIVRKDNEILWIFDKKELILNEAGEVVRMVGVARDITKEKIVDQEKTEFVSLASHQLKTPIGSISWNAEMLLSGDYGAVDPKQKEVISEIYQSNRRMKELIDGLLNVSRIDLGVFIIDPTPIDFTKVCEDVLNEMKPRIIAKGHEIIKNYGKDLPLVPADPNLLRIIFQNFISNAIKYTPDHGRVTIGIKIEYNDIIISVANNGEPIPKDEQNKIFSKLFRASNAQKQDTDGTGLGLYLVKAIVENGGGKVWFESEEGKDTIFYISFPISGMIKKEGEKKLT; encoded by the coding sequence ATGGATACAATTACTGATAATAGAGTTCATCTAGCCAAGCTATCTAAAAAGACCGAAGTTGCCAAAAACACTTTTGAGTTTTGTTTTAAGACTGAAGATCATCTAGATTTTGAGTCAGGACAATATGTTTGGCTAAGGTTATATAATTTAAGTTACCCTGATAAGCGCGGCGACCGTCGAGCTTTTTCTATTACCAACATTCCTAATGATAAAGGCGAGATTTGCATTTTACTTAGAAAGAGCGAAAGTGGTTTTAATAAGACTTTACTTGAACTAGAAGAAGGCCAAGAGCTTAAAGTTATTGGTCCTTTTGGCACATCTTTCTGTTTGCCTGAAAATCCAAAAACACCTTTAGTTTTACTTGGCGGCGGAGTTGGTATTGCTCCATTCTTAAGTATTACTCGCCATTATGTAGCTAAAAAAATAAAAGCCCCTATTAATTTGCTTTATTTTGATGAGTCAGCGGAAATGTCAGTTTATGTCGATGAAATAAATAATTTTTGTTCTCAGCAAAGCAATTGTTCAGGTTCGGTTTTTTATGAAAAATTTTCTTTTGATTTGCTTAAGTCAATTAAGAATTTGGACAAAGCTTTATTTTATATTTCTGGCAGTCAAGGTTTTGTTGATAGTGTTAATGAAATTTTATCTAAGAACGGAATCTTCAAGCATCAGCTAAGATTTGAAAATTTTTATCCAACTGATCCGTCTTCGGCTTATCTTAAAAAAGTTTTTTCATCGGGCGAAAATAAAGAAGACTCAGATCTCGAGTTTTATCAAAACGATCATGATATTTTACTTTTAACAATTGAAAGCTCTTCGCAACATATAGTCGTGACTGATATTAACGGTAATATTGTTTTTGCTAACAAGGCTGCGCAAGAAACCACTGGCTATACCTTTGACGAAATGGAAGGACAAACTCCTCGCTTGTGGGGCGGAATGATGCCTCAAGATTTTTATGAAAAAACTTGGGAGATTAAAATGTCTGGTGGTACTGTGAATGAAGAGATAGTTAATCGTCGCAAGGATGACGCGCTTTATACTGTTATGGCTCACATAGCGCCAATAAAAAACGAGACTGGAACTGTTGTTGGCTTTATTGGTACAGAAGAAGATATTACTTATATTAGATCTTCTGAAAGTAAAGCTAAGAATAATGAACAGCGTTTTATTGAGCTAGCTAATAATATTTCTGAAGTGTTTTTAACTATTGAAATGGAACCGATTGAGAAAGTTACTTATGTTAGTCCGGCTTTTAATAAACTCTGGGGGCTTGAAGAGAAAACTCTTTACGATAACCCAAGAGCTTGGTTAGATTGTATCCATAAAGATGATGCCGCCAGAGTTCTTGAAGCATTTAATAATTTTGTTATTAATAAAACTTCTTACGAAGAAGAATATCGTATTGTGAGAAAAGATAATGAGATTTTATGGATCTTCGATAAGAAAGAACTTATTTTAAACGAAGCCGGTGAAGTTGTTCGTATGGTGGGCGTCGCCAGAGATATAACAAAAGAAAAAATAGTTGACCAAGAAAAAACTGAGTTTGTTTCTTTGGCCTCACATCAATTAAAAACACCAATCGGTTCTATTAGCTGGAATGCTGAAATGTTACTTAGCGGTGACTATGGCGCAGTTGATCCAAAGCAAAAAGAAGTTATTAGTGAGATTTATCAGTCCAATAGAAGAATGAAAGAACTAATTGATGGCTTATTAAATGTTTCACGTATTGATTTGGGCGTCTTTATTATTGATCCGACACCAATTGATTTTACTAAAGTCTGTGAAGATGTTTTGAATGAGATGAAGCCTAGGATAATTGCTAAGGGCCATGAAATAATCAAGAATTATGGCAAAGATCTGCCGCTAGTTCCAGCTGATCCTAATCTATTGCGCATTATTTTCCAGAATTTTATATCAAATGCCATAAAATACACCCCTGACCATGGTAGGGTGACGATTGGCATTAAAATAGAGTATAATGATATTATTATTTCCGTGGCTAATAACGGAGAGCCAATCCCTAAAGATGAGCAAAACAAGATATTCTCTAAGCTTTTTAGAGCCAGTAATGCTCAAAAACAAGATACTGATGGTACGGGCTTGGGATTATACTTAGTTAAAGCCATTGTAGAGAACGGCGGAGGCAAAGTCTGGTTTGAATCTGAAGAAGGCAAAGATACAATTTTTTATATTTCTTTCCCGATTTCTGGTATGATTAAGAAAGAGGGTGAGAAAAAATTAACCTAA
- a CDS encoding prepilin-type N-terminal cleavage/methylation domain-containing protein → MKLGLSQLTRKVQSATKNKSAFTIVEILLAVAIFALLVTAFSGVYLYGQEASAMAGGRTRADLLAQEGLEAVQNMRDSAFANLTDGTYGLAISGGKWILSGTQDVLDNFTRSVTISTVDANRKNVVSTVNWQQNTQRAGSVSLVTRLTNWIATVASSVSGALIIYGDGTNIPKYRTYDSATNVFSAETSALTNSVAPNFIIRTSPNKSEAIAGFYTAAGVLNVMCYNGSTWSQEWTATVGGTGAGRRFDIAYETASGDVMVLYSTNTATTNELAYRTKLGGSGCGSANWAAPANLDALRTSNIINYIRLAWDRRTGQNLIAATWVDINDDLSGAIWNGSAWTNEPSTVSDTNVEMVSISHDLEDMDIEYESLSGDVMMIWGSTVGNNANGVRYRTCNGGIASCTWSSVITPPTFNDDATTLDISANPSTDEMVFASIGANQSDLQLGYWSGSTWTNTANADTSCNTPFAGSKLVSTGWLISGATARSVITYADQNSNNIDWYVGNLGVFTKQADMVVSPLPNNPNGYYDIQMDALARDQLMFVLADASLDLFAKRLVMTATPVFTWTNSDGAPLEVTLPQNISSPFGFAFWRN, encoded by the coding sequence ATGAAACTAGGACTATCGCAATTAACGCGAAAGGTACAATCAGCTACTAAAAATAAGTCAGCTTTTACTATTGTTGAAATATTATTAGCAGTCGCTATTTTTGCTTTATTAGTCACGGCTTTTAGCGGTGTTTATTTGTATGGCCAAGAAGCATCGGCTATGGCGGGTGGTAGGACGCGGGCTGATTTACTGGCTCAGGAAGGTTTAGAGGCTGTGCAAAATATGCGCGATTCAGCTTTTGCTAATTTAACTGATGGAACTTATGGCTTGGCTATTTCTGGTGGTAAATGGATTTTATCTGGTACGCAAGACGTACTAGATAATTTTACTCGCTCAGTAACTATTTCAACAGTTGATGCTAATAGAAAAAATGTTGTCTCAACTGTTAACTGGCAACAAAATACTCAGAGGGCTGGCTCAGTTTCTTTGGTGACTCGTTTAACGAATTGGATTGCGACGGTTGCCTCTAGCGTTAGCGGTGCTTTGATTATATACGGTGACGGAACAAATATTCCTAAATATAGAACCTATGATTCAGCGACTAATGTTTTTAGTGCCGAAACTAGTGCTCTGACAAATTCCGTTGCCCCAAACTTTATTATAAGAACTTCACCTAATAAGTCAGAAGCAATTGCTGGCTTCTATACTGCTGCCGGAGTTTTAAATGTTATGTGTTATAACGGATCAACTTGGTCTCAAGAATGGACAGCTACGGTTGGAGGCACAGGAGCTGGTCGCAGGTTTGATATTGCTTACGAAACTGCTTCTGGCGATGTTATGGTTTTATACAGCACTAATACAGCTACAACAAATGAGTTAGCTTACAGAACTAAATTAGGTGGATCCGGTTGTGGCTCTGCTAACTGGGCAGCCCCGGCGAATTTAGACGCTCTTAGAACCTCTAATATAATTAACTATATTCGTCTAGCCTGGGATAGGCGTACAGGACAAAACTTAATTGCTGCTACCTGGGTAGATATAAACGATGATTTATCAGGGGCTATTTGGAATGGCTCTGCTTGGACTAATGAACCCTCAACTGTTTCTGACACTAACGTTGAGATGGTTAGTATATCTCATGACTTAGAAGATATGGACATCGAATATGAATCATTGTCTGGAGACGTGATGATGATCTGGGGCTCTACAGTCGGCAATAACGCAAATGGTGTTAGATACCGTACCTGCAATGGTGGCATAGCCAGCTGTACTTGGTCTTCCGTAATAACTCCGCCAACTTTTAATGATGACGCTACAACGCTAGATATATCAGCTAACCCTAGCACTGATGAAATGGTTTTTGCTTCAATTGGCGCTAATCAAAGCGACCTTCAACTTGGCTACTGGAGTGGTTCAACTTGGACCAATACAGCCAACGCTGACACTTCTTGTAACACTCCATTTGCAGGGTCAAAGTTAGTTAGCACTGGCTGGCTTATTTCTGGAGCTACAGCTCGTTCAGTTATTACTTATGCTGACCAGAATTCAAACAATATTGACTGGTATGTAGGTAATTTAGGAGTTTTTACAAAGCAAGCTGATATGGTTGTCTCTCCGCTACCAAATAATCCTAATGGTTATTACGATATACAAATGGATGCTCTTGCTAGAGATCAGTTGATGTTTGTTTTGGCTGATGCTTCTTTGGATTTATTTGCTAAGCGTCTAGTAATGACCGCTACTCCAGTTTTTACCTGGACAAATTCTGATGGGGCACCATTAGAAGTAACTTTGCCACAAAATATCAGCAGTCCATTCGGGTTTGCTTTCTGGAGAAATTAA
- a CDS encoding prepilin-type N-terminal cleavage/methylation domain-containing protein: MNILNRNNNYNQGFTLIELLLYVSLMSIMMMTVSFFATTLVEVRIKNQTISDVEQQGLRVMQVISQTIRNADSVTSPTAGSSASSLSLVVASPNSPTVFNLSSGILQITEAANPAVNLTNSRVTVSGLTFTNLSAVSSPGTVRIQFTVTYNNPSGQNQYNYSKTFYTSATLRFP, encoded by the coding sequence ATGAACATACTAAATCGAAACAATAATTACAATCAGGGCTTTACTCTAATCGAGCTTTTGCTTTACGTTAGTTTAATGTCGATTATGATGATGACAGTTTCATTTTTTGCTACAACTTTAGTAGAAGTACGTATTAAGAATCAAACAATTTCTGATGTTGAGCAGCAGGGGTTAAGGGTTATGCAGGTTATTTCGCAAACTATTCGTAATGCTGACTCAGTGACTTCACCAACTGCTGGTTCCAGTGCTTCAAGCCTATCTTTAGTTGTAGCTTCGCCTAATAGCCCAACAGTTTTTAATTTAAGTTCAGGTATTTTGCAAATCACAGAGGCAGCTAACCCAGCAGTTAATTTAACTAATAGTAGAGTAACAGTTTCTGGTTTAACTTTTACTAATTTGTCAGCTGTTAGCTCGCCAGGAACTGTTCGTATCCAATTTACAGTTACTTATAATAATCCTAGCGGTCAAAACCAATATAATTATAGTAAAACTTTTTATACGAGCGCTACACTTAGATTCCCATAG
- a CDS encoding type II secretion system F family protein, which translates to MKQANNNDRKEKLAFLYNFGLGEERDFFIENLSSLLSSGIPIVSAINAINEEMRSRRLKRITNNLAQDIDSGRSLSESLERTGLFSPHVYSLIRIGEKSGRLVENLKVIASEEKKERVLKSKLRSAAMYPLFVLVLTLFIGIGIAWFILPKLATVFSQLKVKLPVVTKILIDFGLFLGQYGIYAVPIFIIVFVLLIYLIFSFSKTKLIGEFIIFRFPGLKDLVKQSEIARLGYLLGALISTGLSPMESLDSLAKASMFSRYRRFYTFLSDSVTEGNSFKKSFALYKKTNSLLPVTVQQLIIAGEQSGNLPETLSRIGEEYEAKTDSSTKDLMVVLEPILLVIVWLGVVAVALAVILPIYSLIGGLQTGY; encoded by the coding sequence ATGAAACAGGCCAATAATAATGACCGAAAAGAGAAGCTAGCTTTTCTATATAATTTTGGTTTAGGCGAAGAAAGAGATTTTTTTATAGAAAATCTTAGTTCATTATTGTCTTCGGGCATTCCGATTGTTAGTGCGATTAATGCGATTAACGAAGAAATGCGTTCTCGACGTTTGAAGCGTATTACTAATAACTTAGCTCAAGATATTGATTCTGGTCGTTCTTTGTCAGAATCACTAGAAAGAACAGGTCTGTTTTCACCTCACGTTTATTCTTTGATTAGAATTGGAGAAAAGTCAGGGCGTTTAGTTGAGAATCTTAAGGTTATTGCGAGTGAAGAAAAAAAAGAACGTGTTCTAAAATCAAAACTTCGTTCCGCGGCCATGTATCCTTTGTTTGTTTTAGTGTTAACACTTTTTATTGGTATTGGGATTGCTTGGTTTATTTTGCCTAAATTAGCTACTGTTTTCTCGCAGCTAAAAGTAAAGTTGCCAGTTGTCACAAAAATTTTGATTGATTTTGGTTTGTTCTTGGGTCAATACGGTATTTATGCTGTGCCGATATTTATTATCGTTTTTGTGCTTTTGATTTATTTAATTTTTTCATTCTCTAAAACTAAATTAATTGGTGAGTTTATTATTTTTAGATTTCCTGGCTTAAAAGACCTCGTTAAACAATCTGAGATCGCTCGTTTAGGCTATCTATTAGGCGCTCTTATCTCTACTGGTTTGTCACCAATGGAATCGCTAGACTCTTTGGCTAAAGCCAGCATGTTTTCTCGTTATAGAAGGTTTTATACTTTTTTAAGTGATAGTGTTACTGAAGGAAATTCATTTAAGAAAAGTTTTGCTTTATATAAAAAAACTAATAGTCTTTTGCCGGTTACGGTTCAACAACTTATTATTGCCGGAGAACAGTCTGGTAATTTACCTGAAACATTATCAAGGATTGGTGAGGAGTATGAAGCTAAAACCGATTCTTCAACCAAGGATTTAATGGTTGTTTTAGAACCAATTTTGTTGGTTATTGTTTGGTTGGGTGTTGTCGCCGTTGCCCTAGCTGTTATTTTGCCAATTTATAGTTTGATTGGTGGTCTACAAACAGGTTATTAA
- a CDS encoding prepilin-type N-terminal cleavage/methylation domain-containing protein, whose amino-acid sequence MIMKKSLGFTLIEVLLSVALIALLAGIGVPIYQSFQNRNSLDVAAVVLVNSLYRAEVLARGVDGDSTWGVYVAASNITIFKGASYAARDTTFDEFFDTTNGITVTGTQEYIFSKFTGYPVATGSTILTSTNNETRTIAINAKGTISY is encoded by the coding sequence ATGATCATGAAAAAAAGCTTGGGCTTTACTTTGATTGAAGTTTTATTGTCAGTCGCTTTGATTGCTTTGTTGGCTGGTATTGGTGTACCAATTTACCAGTCTTTTCAAAATAGAAATAGCTTGGATGTCGCCGCGGTGGTATTAGTTAATAGTCTTTATCGCGCCGAAGTTTTAGCGCGCGGCGTTGATGGCGATTCTACTTGGGGAGTTTATGTGGCGGCGTCAAATATTACAATTTTTAAAGGCGCCAGTTATGCTGCTCGTGATACTACGTTTGACGAATTTTTTGATACAACAAACGGTATTACTGTAACAGGCACCCAGGAATATATTTTTTCAAAATTTACTGGCTATCCAGTCGCAACTGGAAGCACTATTTTAACTTCAACTAACAATGAAACTAGGACTATCGCAATTAACGCGAAAGGTACAATCAGCTACTAA
- the cysS gene encoding cysteine--tRNA ligase: MDILLYNTLTRTKEIFKPISSAAVGLYTCGPTVYHYAHIGNLRTYVFEDILKRVLVYNGFEVKHVMNVTDVGHLTGDRDMGEDKIEKEAALENKTAWEIAEFYLEAFKKSLVELNIIEPKIWCKATDHIKEQIDLIADLDKKGFVYKTSDGLYFDTAKFPDYNKLSHLKLDELKEGARVEKNDEKKNSTDFALWKFSPSYAPDGASEGKSPAKRQMEWESPWGIGFPGWHIECSAMSLEFLKDNLDIHCGGVDHINIHHTNEIAQSEASTGKPFFNYWLHGEHLNLGEGEKMAKSTGNFLTLDLETTKKGIDPLAFRYLCFMTHYRKAINYKPEALEQAQNGLEAIKRAVSVLDKAAAAVDQDYKTKFMEAINDDLNMPQAIAVLQGLLKSELESNVKYATVADFDHVLGLGLIPEELPLEIQALAAEREQARMNKDWAASDKLRNDIEALGFIVEDATAGTMIRFKK, translated from the coding sequence ATGGATATATTGCTTTATAATACTTTAACTCGTACCAAGGAGATTTTTAAGCCAATCAGCAGCGCCGCTGTTGGTCTTTATACTTGTGGCCCAACGGTTTATCATTATGCTCATATAGGTAATCTTCGTACTTATGTTTTTGAAGATATTCTCAAACGTGTTTTAGTTTATAATGGTTTTGAAGTGAAACATGTTATGAATGTAACTGATGTCGGCCATTTAACAGGGGACAGAGACATGGGCGAAGACAAGATTGAAAAAGAAGCAGCTTTAGAAAATAAAACTGCCTGGGAAATTGCCGAATTTTATTTAGAAGCTTTTAAAAAGAGCTTAGTTGAATTAAATATCATTGAACCGAAAATTTGGTGTAAGGCAACAGATCATATTAAAGAACAAATTGATTTGATTGCTGATTTAGATAAAAAAGGATTTGTTTATAAAACATCGGACGGGCTTTATTTTGATACTGCAAAATTCCCTGATTATAATAAACTAAGCCATCTTAAGTTAGATGAACTCAAAGAAGGCGCTCGAGTTGAGAAAAATGATGAAAAGAAAAATTCAACTGATTTTGCTTTGTGGAAATTTTCCCCATCCTACGCTCCTGACGGAGCTTCGGAGGGCAAGTCCCCGGCTAAACGACAAATGGAATGGGAATCGCCTTGGGGTATTGGTTTTCCTGGCTGGCATATTGAGTGCTCAGCCATGAGTCTTGAATTTTTGAAAGATAACTTAGATATTCATTGCGGTGGCGTTGACCATATTAATATTCATCACACTAATGAGATAGCGCAATCTGAAGCCTCAACTGGGAAACCATTTTTTAATTATTGGTTACACGGCGAACATCTTAATTTAGGTGAGGGCGAAAAAATGGCAAAGAGTACTGGCAATTTTTTAACGCTTGATTTAGAAACTACTAAAAAGGGGATTGATCCTTTAGCTTTTAGGTATTTGTGCTTTATGACTCATTATCGCAAAGCCATAAACTATAAACCAGAAGCTCTAGAACAGGCGCAAAACGGTCTAGAAGCCATTAAACGCGCTGTCTCAGTTTTAGATAAAGCAGCTGCTGCGGTAGATCAGGATTATAAAACGAAGTTTATGGAAGCTATAAATGATGATTTGAACATGCCACAAGCTATTGCGGTTTTACAGGGATTATTAAAGTCAGAGCTTGAGTCGAATGTTAAGTATGCGACTGTAGCAGATTTTGATCATGTTCTAGGTTTAGGTCTTATTCCAGAAGAATTACCCTTAGAGATTCAGGCCTTAGCTGCCGAGCGAGAACAAGCCAGAATGAACAAGGATTGGGCAGCTTCTGACAAATTACGAAATGATATTGAAGCCCTAGGCTTTATTGTTGAAGATGCAACGGCAGGTACTATGATTCGTTTTAAGAAATAA